From a region of the Babylonia areolata isolate BAREFJ2019XMU chromosome 25, ASM4173473v1, whole genome shotgun sequence genome:
- the LOC143299851 gene encoding uncharacterized protein LOC143299851, with the protein MAFGEYGCPRKFITIIRQLHDGMLARVQDNRETSEPFPVSNGVKQGCVLAPTLFSLMFSALLTDAFRDADVGIGIGYHTDGSLLNLRRLQAKTKVRTDTINDFLFAGDCALNTASEADMQHSVKFSAACDNLGLTISTKKTEVMHQPAPGKPYIEPNIFISGQRLNAVDKFIYLGSTLSRTVIANEVNARLAKASDAFGKLHKNVWNRRGITLEAKLKVYKAIVLTTLLCGCESWTSTNATPKS; encoded by the coding sequence atggcctttggagaatatggatgtcccagaaagttcatcaccatcatacggcaactacacgatgggatgctggcccgagtccaagacaacagagagacttcagaaccattccctgtctccaacggagtcaagcaagggtgtgttcttgcccccaccctgttcagtctcatgttttcagccttgctgacagatgccttcagagacgctgacgtaggcattggcatcgggtaccacacagatggctcactcctcaacctcaggaggcttcaagcaaaaaccaaggtgaggacagacaccatcaacgacttcctgtttgctggtgactgcgctctcaacactgcctccgaagctgacatgcaacacagcgtcaagttctctgctgcctgtgacaacttaggcctcacaatcagcacaaagaagactgaggtgatgcaccagccagctccaggaaagccttacattgaaccaaacatcttcataagcgggcaacgactgaacgcggtggacaagttcatatacctgggcagtacactctctcgcacagttatcgccaacgaggtgaatgccagacttgccaaagccagcgaTGCCTTCGGCaaactccataagaacgtttggaacaggagaggcatcaccctggaggcgaagctcaaagtatacaaggccatagttctcaccacactgctctgtggatgtgaatcatggacgtctacaaacgccacgccaaaaagctga